The Changchengzhania lutea genomic sequence TGCCAGATCCTCTTGAAACCCTTCTGGTTTTTCATCCCAAGTATAACCACTTCTATTGGACCAAACGTTGGTTGTAGGACTACTCATTCCTGCCATTTCTAACGCTCCTCCAGAAGCTATAAATTGATTGCGCATAATATCGTTCTTGCCAACAAATTCTGTACTCATCACTGGGATTTGAATTAATCCTTCTTTAGTATATCCGACAGGTCTATCTTTACTAAACTGAATTTGATTCATAACCACCAATGTGCCTATAATAAGTGCTATGGAAACCGTAAACTGCGTAACCACTAATATTTTTCTTGGAAGTGCCGCAAAACGGCCAGCTTTAAAGGTGCCTTTTAGAACAGTAACCGGATTAAAAGATGACAGATATAATGCGGGATAACTTCCTGCCAAAAAGGATGTGATAAGTATAAAAATTAAAGACACTCCCCAAAAGGAAAGATTAGCCCAAGGGAATATAATGTCTTTATTAGCTAGATTATTGAATCCGTTTAAGAATAGAAGTACTAAAGCAAGTGCAAAGACATAAGATAAGACAACAATTAAAAACGACTCGCTTAGAAATTGAAAGATTAATTGACCACGATGTGAACCAATAGATTTTCTGATGCCTACTTCTGTGGCGCGTTTTTCAGAACGTGCCGTACTTAAATTCACGAAATTAATACATGCTAAAAGCAATACGAAAAGCCCAATAATTCCGAATAACCAGACATTTTCGATACGACCTCCAGTTTGAATACCATTTTCAAAATTTGAACGTAAATACCAGTCTTTCATTGGTAATAGAAATATTTGTGGATTGAATTGCGCTTCATCTGTTGCTAAATTTTTCTTGACATCTTTGATTTTAGCTGTCACGACATCCATGGTGGTATTTTCATTGATTTGCACAAACATTTGAAACGAGTTGTTTCCCCAGCTATCAACAGCATTTGTAATCCATTCTTGTGCTGTTATATATTGTTTCCAGGGCATTAAATAGTGGGTGTCTTTAAAGGAACTGTTTTCCGGAATATCTTCATATACTGCCGTAACAACCATATCAAACTCATTGTTGACTTTAATAGTTTTACCTAATGGATTTTCAGAATTAAATAAGGCTTGACCGGTGGATTGCGACAGCATAATCGAATTCTTTTCTTTTAAGCCGTTTTTTTTACCTTCCAAAATATTTAAGCTTAACATGTCTGTCGCACCTTCTTGCATGAAATTCCCTTCTCTATTTAGGTT encodes the following:
- a CDS encoding ABC transporter permease — its product is MFKNYLKVAFRNLIKNKVYSLINISGLAIGMAATIMIGLWIHDELSYNNHFENKAHVAQILQHQTINDETGTGPAIPRPLEFALRESYNDNFKHIIMSSWTQPRYLGYGEINLNREGNFMQEGATDMLSLNILEGKKNGLKEKNSIMLSQSTGQALFNSENPLGKTIKVNNEFDMVVTAVYEDIPENSSFKDTHYLMPWKQYITAQEWITNAVDSWGNNSFQMFVQINENTTMDVVTAKIKDVKKNLATDEAQFNPQIFLLPMKDWYLRSNFENGIQTGGRIENVWLFGIIGLFVLLLACINFVNLSTARSEKRATEVGIRKSIGSHRGQLIFQFLSESFLIVVLSYVFALALVLLFLNGFNNLANKDIIFPWANLSFWGVSLIFILITSFLAGSYPALYLSSFNPVTVLKGTFKAGRFAALPRKILVVTQFTVSIALIIGTLVVMNQIQFSKDRPVGYTKEGLIQIPVMSTEFVGKNDIMRNQFIASGGALEMAGMSSPTTNVWSNRSGYTWDEKPEGFQEDLAYTSVTYEFVGTLDLKLKAGRGFSREFATDSNAVILNETAVKYMGITDPIGKYIRDSDTEDPFTPLQIVGVIEDMVVQSPYSPVKQAMYVFEKYGNIAYYNLRLNPQNSVSKNLELIENTFKTNFPNLPFDYQFVDEEYGQKFRSEERIASLSKVFTGLAIFISCLGLFGLAAFVAEQRTKEIGVRKILGASVSQLWMILSKDFITLVVISLVIASPIAYYIMSQWLQKFSYRTDISWTVFFIACSGALIITLVTVSFQSVKAATSNPVDSLRTE